The region ATGAGCTTGAAGAGCGCCAGGTTAAGGCAGACGTAGAAGATGAGCGCGATAATCGCGAGAAAACCAGGGAGACGATACCAGAGAAGCAGGAAAGCGGCGATGAGCGCAAAGCCGATGAGACCCGCGTAGACGCTGCGCGCAGTAGCCTCATCACCAAGGGATGCACCGATGGTCTGGGTAGAGACGAGCTCGATCGGCACGGGGAGCGCACCGTAGTTGAGGTCGCGCACCAGAGTACGCGCTTCCTCCGGAGTGAACTGCCCGAAGATCTGAGCCTGTCCGTTCGGGATAGATTCGCGGATGACCGGAGTGGATATCGCTGCGCCGTCGAGGAAGATGGCGAGAGTGCGTCCCGTGTTCTCACGAGTGATCTTGGCGAACAGCGCCTTACCTTCATCATTGAACTGCAGAGCGACCAGAGGCTCTCCGCTCGTCGAATCGAATTCGAGTGTGGTGCGCTCAAGGAGACGACCGGTGAGTCCGGTCTCCTCAAAAGCACTCTTCAACACCTCCGGATCTGCGAGCGTGTCGAGAGAGATTCCCTGCTTCAAGAGCTTGAATTCGAGCTCGGGAGTAGCGCCGATCATCTTGATAGCCTTGTCGATATCCGTGACTCCCGGGAGCTCCACGATGAGACGCTCTTCTGGAGAACCCGTAAGAAGACCTGAGCGCTCTACCTGAACCAAGGGCTCGGAGACACCGAAGAGGTTGACCCGGCGCTCGATGACACCGCGAAGAGACTCCATAGAGCTCGCTACATCCCCTGCCGCGAGCTTGGTAGTATCCGCGCGATACACGAGATGCGCCCCTCCCTTGAGGTCGAGACCAAGGACGAAGGGGAACCGGCCGAGAGCGGAGGATGGCTTCGTTTCAGAGTTATATACAAACGCAGCGATGAGGCCGGCAGCAAGGATGAGGGCAGCAGCCCCGAGTCGTATTTTCCACATAGGCGCTAGTATAGCCGCTAAACAGCTCTGTGCAACTTCGATATGCAAATAGGCTACTCCACCCCGAAGATCCTTTTCAGCTCAGCGATGCCCTCTTCAAGCCTCACCTTAGGCTCCCAGCCGAGGAGCTCCCGCGCCTTCCTGTTGTCCGCCATGGAATCATGCGCTTCGATGCGCGCCGGGCCATAGACGATCTCGCCCCCGAAGAGGTCTGCCAAAGCCTTGATGGAAACGTTGCGCCCGGCGCCTACGTTTACCACCTCACCCTTCCCCACCCGAGGACTTTCTGCCGCAAGGAGATTTGCTGCCACCACGTCGCTTACATGAGTAAAGTCGCGGGTCACCGTACCATCCCCATAGATAGTGATGGGTGTACCGTTTTTTCTTGCAGAAAGGAACCTGCCGATGGCGAGCGCATAAGGACCTTCAGGGTCAAGTCCAGGACCATAGACATTGAAATAGCGAAGAGAGACGGTCTCGATCCCATAGATCTCTGACCACATGCGCGCAAAAAGTTCGCCGACATACTTCTGGAGACCGTACGGATTCACCGGGTTCGCAGGCAGACCCTCGGAAAGAGGGAGCGTCTCCTGGGATCCATAAGCGGAGCCGGAAGCAGAATAGACGACACGGCGCACCTTGGCCCGGGCAGCGGCAGTAAGTACGGAGACGGTGCCAGTGATGTTCTCGTCGGTTGTCTCGACCGGGTGCTCGATGGAGTACGGCACGCGCGGGATAGCGGCGGTATGAAAAACCACATCCGCACCTTCCATAATCGTCTGGATCTTGTCAGTCTTGCGCACATCTACCTCATGAAGCACAGCTTCCTTGGGCAAGGTCGCTCGGCGAAGCGATGGATCCTTATCGATGATGGAGACCTCCCATCCGGCTTTGACGAGGGCGGCGGAGAGATTACTTCCGATGAATCCAGCACCTCCAGTGACCACCGCTTTTTGAGACTGTCCCATGTCGCCGATTATACACTACGCGCCCGAGCGAGAGAGGATTGTCTTTATGGTCTTAAGCGCGATCTTGAGATCGAGGACGAGGGAGCGGTTCTTGAGATAGTAGAGATCGTAGGAGAGCTTGCGGCGGGTCTCGGGGATATCTACGCCATGATGAGGGTGAGCGTCATGGTAGATCTGCGCCCAGCCGGAGAGGCCCGGAGTGATGAGGTGACGGAGGTGATAGAACGGAATGGCGGCGACATACTCAGCGACGAGCGCGGGCAATTCGGGACGCGGACCGATGAGCGAATAGTCTCCCCAGAGAATATTCCAGAGCTGCGGCAGCTCATCAATACGGGTCTTGCGGAGGAAGGCACCTACCGGGGTTACCTTGTTCACTACGCCAGCCACACCCTGCACGCCCTTGTCGTCGACGGACATGGACATGGAGCGGAACTTGATCAGACGGACGGATTTTCCCTCCTTGCCGATGCGTTCCTGGTGAATGAAGAGCGGCCCTCCATCCTGGAGCTTCAAAGCGATCCAGACGAAGGGATAGAAGACGAGAGAGACTGCGCCGAGCACTGCCGCGAGGAGGATATCGAAGGCACGGCGCATGGCGCTGTACCAAAGAGACACTTCGTTCACATATTCGATCGCCCAGTTAGGCTTCAGGAGCGTAAGCGGCATGCGGTCAAAAATCTCTTCATAGAGGCGACCCGCATCGACAAAACGCACAGAGGGCTTCCCGTAGAGAGCGGAGGAGATAGTGCTCGCCACGGAGGAATCGTGAAAGTCAGCGACAATGAGGGAGGCTCCGCTCTTCTCGAGAACTTCCGGAAGCGCGGAGAGGTCGTCCTTGAGGATGACCGGAAAATGGAACGAGTAACGCGGATTCTGATTAATCTCTCGGGCGAGGTCCTCGATATCTTCCCCGGAACCTATGAGTATCGCCTTCTCGCGGGAGCGGAGTGCGAGGAGTTCCGGACCATAGAGGCGCCAGAAGAACAGGAGCCCGGAAGAGACCAAGAAGTAGAGGAAGAGACTCGTCTTAGGGTTGATGCCATAGGAAGGGCTCACATAGAAAAACGCTACCGCTATCCCCGCATTCGCGATCTGGGCGTTCGCGAGAAGAAGAGCGAGCTTCCTCTTGAAGAAGAGCGTGTGCTTTTCATAAAGACCGGCGATGAAGAAAACCACGATCCAAAATACGGAGAGGATGGAGAACGGGAGGGCGTGCAGGCTCCAGAGAGATGCGCTCGGCACCTCGAGATAGCGGAGATAGAGAGCGAGCCAGAGACCGACGGCGAAACACGCTAAGTCACCCGCAAGGAGTACGAAGGGCTCGCGGCTCTTCGGAGAAATTTTCATACGGTATATTATCCCACAGAGTCACCACTTTGACAATGTGTTCAAAAAGTGTTACTTTTAGGGCGATTTCAGGGTTACCTAAGGATAACTCTCCCCGACCACCCAAAGTCACACCTATGAGCAAGAAGATTCTCTTCGTGATTACCAAATCAAATTGGGGCGGCGCCCAGCGCTACGTCTTCAATATGGCTCGCGCCATGCACGAAAAAGGATACGAGGTATCTGTTGCCGCAGGAACCGCAGGACTGCTCGCTGACAGACTGCGGGAGATTAATATCCCCTTCCGCGCGATCTCCGGCATGGGCCGCGACATGCGCCCTCTTTCTTCCGATATCCGCGCGTTCTTCTCTCTCGCTCGCATCATCCGCGAAGAGAAGCCGGATATCCTCCATCTCAACAGTTCCAAAGCTGGCGGCATGGGCGCCCTCCTCGGACGCATCCTTTCCGTACCTCGCATCATCTACACCGCGCATGGCTGGCCGACCAGGGAGAAGCGCTTCTTTCTCTCCCGCCTCCTCATCACATTCTTCT is a window of Candidatus Parcubacteria bacterium DNA encoding:
- a CDS encoding sugar transferase, with amino-acid sequence MKISPKSREPFVLLAGDLACFAVGLWLALYLRYLEVPSASLWSLHALPFSILSVFWIVVFFIAGLYEKHTLFFKRKLALLLANAQIANAGIAVAFFYVSPSYGINPKTSLFLYFLVSSGLLFFWRLYGPELLALRSREKAILIGSGEDIEDLAREINQNPRYSFHFPVILKDDLSALPEVLEKSGASLIVADFHDSSVASTISSALYGKPSVRFVDAGRLYEEIFDRMPLTLLKPNWAIEYVNEVSLWYSAMRRAFDILLAAVLGAVSLVFYPFVWIALKLQDGGPLFIHQERIGKEGKSVRLIKFRSMSMSVDDKGVQGVAGVVNKVTPVGAFLRKTRIDELPQLWNILWGDYSLIGPRPELPALVAEYVAAIPFYHLRHLITPGLSGWAQIYHDAHPHHGVDIPETRRKLSYDLYYLKNRSLVLDLKIALKTIKTILSRSGA
- a CDS encoding NAD-dependent epimerase/dehydratase family protein; the protein is MGQSQKAVVTGGAGFIGSNLSAALVKAGWEVSIIDKDPSLRRATLPKEAVLHEVDVRKTDKIQTIMEGADVVFHTAAIPRVPYSIEHPVETTDENITGTVSVLTAAARAKVRRVVYSASGSAYGSQETLPLSEGLPANPVNPYGLQKYVGELFARMWSEIYGIETVSLRYFNVYGPGLDPEGPYALAIGRFLSARKNGTPITIYGDGTVTRDFTHVSDVVAANLLAAESPRVGKGEVVNVGAGRNVSIKALADLFGGEIVYGPARIEAHDSMADNRKARELLGWEPKVRLEEGIAELKRIFGVE
- the secD gene encoding protein translocase subunit SecD — protein: MWKIRLGAAALILAAGLIAAFVYNSETKPSSALGRFPFVLGLDLKGGAHLVYRADTTKLAAGDVASSMESLRGVIERRVNLFGVSEPLVQVERSGLLTGSPEERLIVELPGVTDIDKAIKMIGATPELEFKLLKQGISLDTLADPEVLKSAFEETGLTGRLLERTTLEFDSTSGEPLVALQFNDEGKALFAKITRENTGRTLAIFLDGAAISTPVIRESIPNGQAQIFGQFTPEEARTLVRDLNYGALPVPIELVSTQTIGASLGDEATARSVYAGLIGFALIAAFLLLWYRLPGFLAIIALIFYVCLNLALFKLIPVTLTAAGLAAFILSIGMAVDANILIFERMKEELRNGSLLNDAVREGFARAWLSIRDSNLSSIITAAILFWMGGTPIIKGFALVFVIGVLVSMFTAITVTRTLLFSLGLGLRKNEGAVRFLFGNGFSNK